AAAGGGCTGGCGGGGGGCGGCAAAGCGCGGGAGGCGGTAGATGGGGGAGACTAAAGACGCTTACGCCGTGGCGCTTATTTTTAACGGCGAGGTGGAAAAAGCCTTAGCCGGGCTGCATCGTGACTTCCAGCAGTATGTGACCTACACGCTGGTGCCCCACATCACCCTGGTTTACCCCTTTACCCCCGCCGGCGGCATCGAAAGCGTTATTCACCGGCTGGATGATATAGGTAAAAGCCACCGGCCTTTCCGCCTGACACTGGAAGGCATCAAGTATTTTGAGACGGTGAACAACGTGGCCTACGTAGCGGTTAAAGAGCAGGAGGCGCTCAAGGCCTTCGTGGACACGATAGTGAAGTCCATACGCGGGGTAATCACGGGCTATTACGCGGAAAAGGACTATGACCCCGCTCATTATATCCCGCACCTGACCATCGGTGAAAAAATCCCCCATGACGTCTTCCCGGAGGTAAAAAAGCGCTTTGCCGATTACCCCATCTCCCACGAATGCGAGATAACCCGCTTCACCCTGGCCGGGGAGGCTGACGGGCAGTGGGAAACGCTAAAGGTTTTCCGGCTGGAGGGGTGAGGAAAATTTATAAGGAGACCGGATTCCCGCTTTTCCCTTCGACCGGCTCAGGGCGAGCGGGAATGACGGGGGAAGACAGTGAGATTGCCGCGCCTCCCGATTCGTTTGGGGGCAGGCGACTCATCGGGATGGCTCGCAATGACAGGAGAAAGTAAGGGAGTCGGGGGGATGGATTGTTAAGGGGAAAAGAAAAGGTGAATTTGAATTACCATGCCTGAAGGAAAAGTCGCCGCGGGGGAAATCCTCCTTCTATCCCCCTTTAAGAAGGGGGACAATAGTAAGGGCTGCATTTGATAATGGAAACAAGAAATACCGTCGTCTCCCTTTTTAAAAGGGAGAGTGAGAAGGATTCGGTGATTCCATATAATAAAAACCTGAAAGAATTATCAAAAAGTCTCCGGAATAATCTTACGGAAGCTGAACGGTGTTTATGGCAAAGACTCAAGTTAAAACACCTCGGTTACGTATTTTATCGGCAAAAACCAATCGGCAACTACATCGTTGATTTCTATTGTCAAAAAGCGAAGCTGGTGGTTGAAGTTGATGGCGGACAGCACTTTACAGATGAAACGGCTGGGAACGACAGGATTCGGGATGAATATCTACAAAGCCTTGGCTTAAAGGTATTAAGGTTTTCTAATTCCGAGGTGTTAAAATACACCGATAGAGTTGCGGAAAAGATTCAAATATTTATAAATAATGGAGTCAGGCCTAGCCATGCCCAGTGAAAAAGTCGCCGCTATCATCGTTGCCGCGGGGGACAGCCGCCGCATGGGGGACGTGGACAAAATGTTCGCCCCCCTCGCCGGCCGCCCCGTCCTGGCGCGCGTCCTGGATACCTTTCAGGCCTGCCCCAAAATCGACCGCATAATCGTCGTTATGCATGAAAAGAATTTAGAGCAATTCCGCCGTCTGGCGGCGCAGGAGAATTGGGGCAAAGTCGCGGACATCTGCGCCGGTGGCAAGAGGCGGCAGGACTCGGTAGCGGAGGGGCTTAAAAGGGTGGGGGAAGTCGTTTGGGTCGTCATTCATGACGGCGCCCGACCCCTCGTCACCGCCGACCTTATAGAGCGGGGGCTGGCGGTGGCGGAGGAAACCGGGGCCGCTGTAGCCGCCGTGCCGGTCATCGACACCATTAAAGAGGTGCGGGACGGCGGGATAGTGCGCCAGACGCTCCCACGTGAAAATCTAAGGGCGGTACAGACGCCGCAGGTGTTCAGGCATGATGTCATTAAAAACACCTATAAATATTCCGCCGGAGACGTCACCGATGACGCCGCCCTGGTGGAAAAAGCCGGTTATAAAGTTAAGCTTTACCCCGGCTCTTATGATAATATAAAAATAACCACCGCCAACGACCTTTTAATCGCGGAGGCTTTGCTGAAAAAACATGAGCGGTAATATGCGCATCGGCATCGGGTATGACGTGCACCCCCTGGTCGCCGGGAGGAAACTGGTGCTGGGCGGCGTGGAGATTCCCCATCCCAAAGGGCTTGACGGCTGGAGTGACGCCGATGCCCTCACCCACGCCGTCATCGACGCGCTGTTAGGGGCGGCGGCGCTGGGGGATATCGGGCAGCATTTCCCGCCCGGCCAGCCGGAATACGAGGGGATTTCCAGCCTCGTTTTGCTGGAGGAAGTGGTGGAAAAGCTGGAGGAGAAGGGCTGCCGCGTGGGCAATATAGATGCCACCGTGGTAGCGGAAAAGCCCCGCCTCCGTGAGTATATCGACGATATGCGGCATAATCTCAGCCACGTGCTGGGCATCGATATGGACCGGGTCAGCGTTAAAGCCAGCACCCACAATGGCCTGGGCTTCATCGGGAACGAGGAGGGGATAGCCGTTTACGCCGTGGCCATGATAGAGGAGTCTCCCAACAAGTAACCGCTCACCCTGAGCTCGTCGAAGGGTGAAGCATCACACCGCTATGGTTCGACAGGCTCACCATGAGCGGGAGTAAAGGAATTGGTATGAAAATATCTGACACCCTGACCGGTAAAAAAACGGACTTCCAGCCCCGCGGGGATGTAGTCACCATGTACGTCTGCGGCATCAATCCCTACGCGGATTCCCACATCGGACACGCCATGAGCTATATCTTTTTTGACGTCGTCCGGCGCTACCTGGAGTTCCGCGGCTATAAAGTGAAACACGTGGAAAACATTACGGACGTGGAGGACAACATCATCAACCACGCCAACCGGCTGGGCATCACCGTCAAAGAGCTAACGGAAAATTACGCCGCCCGCCACTTTGAGGACATGGACCGACTCAACAACCTGCGGCCGCACGTCATGCCCAAAGCCACGGAGACGATACCGGAAATCATCGCCACCACCCAGGGGCTTATCGCCAAAGGCTACGGTTACGCGGTAGGGGGCAACGTCTATTTCCGGGTGCGCCAGGCGGCGGACTACGGCAAGCTTTCCAAACGCACTTTCGAGCAGATGATGGCCGGGGCGCGGGTGGAGATAGGCGAGGAAAAAGAAGACCCCATGGACTTCGTCCTCTGGAAAGCCGCCAAGCCCGGCGAGCCGTCCTGGGACAGCCCCTGGGGCAAAGGGCGTCCCGGCTGGCACATCGAATGCAGCGCCATGTCCATCAAGTACCTCGGCGAGCAGATTGACATTCACGGCGGCGGACAGGACGTGGTCTTTCCCCACCATGAAAATGAGATTGCCCAGAGTGAAAGCTACACTGGCAAAAAGCCTTTCGTGCAGTACTGGATGCACAACGGGCTGCTCCAGATGGGCGCGGAGAAGATGAGCAAGAGCCTGGGCAACCTGATAACCATCCGCGATTTCCTGACCAAATACAGCGCGGACGCCCTCCGGCTCTTTGTTTTGAGCTCTTACTACCGCAACCCCATCACCTATACGGAAGAGTCCATCCGGGCGGCGCAGGCCGGGGCGGAAAGGCTGCGGCGCGTGGTGGAAAAAGAAGATGCCGCCGGTACGGGCCAGGCGCTTGATGCCAAGCCCTATTATGCTAAA
The genomic region above belongs to Dehalococcoidales bacterium and contains:
- the ispD gene encoding 2-C-methyl-D-erythritol 4-phosphate cytidylyltransferase, translated to MPSEKVAAIIVAAGDSRRMGDVDKMFAPLAGRPVLARVLDTFQACPKIDRIIVVMHEKNLEQFRRLAAQENWGKVADICAGGKRRQDSVAEGLKRVGEVVWVVIHDGARPLVTADLIERGLAVAEETGAAVAAVPVIDTIKEVRDGGIVRQTLPRENLRAVQTPQVFRHDVIKNTYKYSAGDVTDDAALVEKAGYKVKLYPGSYDNIKITTANDLLIAEALLKKHER
- the cysS gene encoding cysteine--tRNA ligase; protein product: MKISDTLTGKKTDFQPRGDVVTMYVCGINPYADSHIGHAMSYIFFDVVRRYLEFRGYKVKHVENITDVEDNIINHANRLGITVKELTENYAARHFEDMDRLNNLRPHVMPKATETIPEIIATTQGLIAKGYGYAVGGNVYFRVRQAADYGKLSKRTFEQMMAGARVEIGEEKEDPMDFVLWKAAKPGEPSWDSPWGKGRPGWHIECSAMSIKYLGEQIDIHGGGQDVVFPHHENEIAQSESYTGKKPFVQYWMHNGLLQMGAEKMSKSLGNLITIRDFLTKYSADALRLFVLSSYYRNPITYTEESIRAAQAGAERLRRVVEKEDAAGTGQALDAKPYYAKFIEAMDDDFNASQAIAALFDLARDINRAEEEGMDVSEARRRLRELGGVLGLTFKADEEPPLDIAPLQKLAASINEKVKAVGVAAAAVTDDADSLMAGLIAVRKELRKAKQFQLADELRNGLAGLGITLEDTPQGTVWKRKR
- a CDS encoding DUF559 domain-containing protein; this translates as METRNTVVSLFKRESEKDSVIPYNKNLKELSKSLRNNLTEAERCLWQRLKLKHLGYVFYRQKPIGNYIVDFYCQKAKLVVEVDGGQHFTDETAGNDRIRDEYLQSLGLKVLRFSNSEVLKYTDRVAEKIQIFINNGVRPSHAQ
- the ispF gene encoding 2-C-methyl-D-erythritol 2,4-cyclodiphosphate synthase; translated protein: MSGNMRIGIGYDVHPLVAGRKLVLGGVEIPHPKGLDGWSDADALTHAVIDALLGAAALGDIGQHFPPGQPEYEGISSLVLLEEVVEKLEEKGCRVGNIDATVVAEKPRLREYIDDMRHNLSHVLGIDMDRVSVKASTHNGLGFIGNEEGIAVYAVAMIEESPNK
- a CDS encoding 2'-5' RNA ligase family protein gives rise to the protein MGETKDAYAVALIFNGEVEKALAGLHRDFQQYVTYTLVPHITLVYPFTPAGGIESVIHRLDDIGKSHRPFRLTLEGIKYFETVNNVAYVAVKEQEALKAFVDTIVKSIRGVITGYYAEKDYDPAHYIPHLTIGEKIPHDVFPEVKKRFADYPISHECEITRFTLAGEADGQWETLKVFRLEG